CGAACTTGGAGAAACCTATCTTCTCCTTTACCGCCCAGTCGAGTATGGCAGTGCACAAGGCGCCTGACTGGGAGAAGAAAGCTATATCGCCGGGAAGCGGTGAGATTGCGGCAAACGAAGCGTTAAGGTGGGCGGTGGAACTGATAAACCCGAGGCAGTTGGGGCCGAGCACCCTTACCCCGTATTCTTTAGCTACCGCGGCCAACTCCAGCTCGAGTTTCTTTCCTTCAGGGCCTGTTTCCTTGAAACCGGCGGTTATGACTATTGCGGCCTTTATGCCTTTCTTTCCGCATTCCTTCATGACTTCGATGACCCCGGCCGCCGGGATGGCAAATACGGCGAGGTCGATATCCTCTTTTACGTCGAGCACCGACGGATAGGCCTTATCCCCCATCACCTCGGTATCCTTGGGGTTTATCGGATATATCTTTCCTTTGTATCCGTATTCCTTAAGGTTGAAGAGTACATCGTGGCCGATCTTGCCTTTTTTGGGAGACGCGCCAATCACGGCGATAGAACGGGGATTAAAAAGCCTGTCCAAACCGTTTGAGCTCATTTCATATTCCTTAGATTTTTTAGGTTAAGAAGCCCCGCCCTTTGATAAGGGGGGCGGGACAATCCTTTCCGAGTATAACGAAAAGGTGGGATAGCGCTATTTTATTAGGAAGGAGCAAAATTGTCAACGAAAATTTGCCAAATCCTAGAGATCGCATGTGATCTCTAGGGCCCCACGTCCCAGAAATTGCACAGCAATTTCTGGGATTCCCCACTATTATTTCTGCGGCTCCAGGACTTCCTTTATCGCCTGTGTTATCTCTTCCTTCTTCACCGGCTTGTTGACGAACTTGCTCACGCCGGTCTCTATCGCCTTGGCGTATATATCCCAGTCTCCGAAGGCCGTTATCATGACGACCGGGATAGCGGGAAACTCCTTCTTCGACTTCTTCAGGAAGGCAAGGCCGTTCTCGCCAGGCATGGAGAGGTCCGCGAAGACTATATCGAACTCCTCCTTCTTGAGGGCGGCAAGGCCCTCGGCGGTATTAAGCGCGACCGAAACCTCATGCCCCTCGCTCTTCAATATCTTGGAAAAAGCCACGCCGAACTCAACATCATCGTCGACCAGCAATATTTTTGCCATTTAAGCGCCTCCTTTTCAGACCACGAACGGCAATCTTATCTTTACTTTAGTGCCTTTATTGACTTTGCTTTCGCAGGATATGCCCCCGCCCGCGGTAATGACCATGTCGCGCGCTATATAAAGCCCCAGCCCGGTACCCACATCTTTTGTAGTGAAGAAGGGCTCGAATATCCTTCTAAGATTTTCCCGGGCTATCCCGACACCCGTATCCTCGACCGTGATCTCAACGCCATCCTTTTCCTTTTTTGTATAGACCCTGATCTGTCCGCCCGACGGCATAGCCTCGAAGGAATTCCTCATGATGTTCAGCATGATCTGCCGCAATTGACTATCTTCGATCCCGGCGTTGGGCAGGTTACCCTCGAGTTCCTTAAGGAACGAGATGCCTTTGCGGCTCGCCTCTTTTTCCAAAAACTTCACGAGCGAATCAAGGAGGGCGTTTACGTCACAGCTTTTATATTCGGATTTCGACTTCCTCATGAACTTGAGGTGTTCCCCGACGACATCGTTGACCTCCTGGACCTCGTTCATGATGGAGCCTATCAGTGTCCCGGCTTCTTTGGCATCGACTCCCTGGCATTTCTTTATTTGCTCGGCCAGGAGTTCGGCGTTAAGGCTGATAGTGCTCAGGGGATTCCTTACCGCGTGCGCTATCTGGGACGACATCAGGCCCATAGCCGCGAGTTGTTCGGCATTGACGAGTTGGCGGTGCATCTGCCTCTCCCTTTCCGAGAGATACCCCATAGTGACTGCCAGGAGCAAGAGGAATCCCGCGCGCAGCGAGATATCGGTCCAATGGAGCTTCATCAGGCAGTCCGGACAGGAAAATATGTAGACGCCCGAGACGAGCAGGGCTATCCCGATACTGGCGAAGAGGCCGTAATAAAAAGAATGTATAGCGGCGAGAAGGAAAAATCCCAAGGTGAAGGTCGAATTGAGCCCGCCGGTCATCGGCACGATCACGCTGAGGAAGATGAGATCGACGAGCAGCTCAAAGAAATATATCTTGGGGGCTTTGTCGGCGAACTTGAATACGCACAAGTACAGCGCGAGGTTGTAAACGAAGTATATCCCGATAATGACGAGGAAGAAGAGCTTGGCGCCGGGGGACATCGGATGGTACAGTCCCCAGATCATCGCGCCGAAAACCGCCAATAACTTGACCAGCGCGAAAGCGAAATCCGTCGGGTCGATATTAAAGATCTGCCTCTCCGGTCTCATTGCAGCTCTTCCTTATATACCCTCAATATCTCGGCTACGCTCCACGCCTGCGATATTGCGCCCTTCGGGTTATAGGGCGGATCGCCGTCAAAGATCTCGGATACCGTCCCGAGGCCGGCGTCTTTGATATGTTCCGCGAGGGGAGCTAAAAATCTCCTCGCCTCCTGCCGTGTGTTCTTATTCCTGCCGTAGACGTTAAGGTAGGCGGCAATAAAATGCCCCAACAACCACGGCCAGACCGTGCCTTGATGATAACAGGCGTCGCGCATGCGCTGGTCCCCGGAATATACCCCGCGGTAATTCCTGTCTTTCGGCGACAGGGAACGAAGGCCGTAAGGCGTAAGGAGCTCTTTCCCCACCACATCGATGACCTTTTTTTCCTTCTCTTTCCCGATCAGGCGGTACGGGAGGCTGAGGGCGAATATCTGGTTGGGGCGGAGCGAGGCGTCCGGCCCTCCTTCATTGACGCAGTCATACAGGTAGCCCCCGGCTTCGTTCCAAAAGGTTATCTCAAAACTCTTCTTCGTAAGGTGGGCGAGCCGCGCGCATTCGTGCCGGTATTTGAGATCGAGCTTCTCGCAGATATCTTCCATTATCTTCAGGGCGTTGTACCAGAGGGCATTGACCTCGACGGCTTTCCCGTTCCTGGGCGTCACCACCCACCCGCCGATCTTCGCGTCCATCCATGTTAGCTGCGCGTCCGGGTCTTCGGTGGCGACGAGGCCGTCCTTGTCCATCTTTATGCCGTAACGCGTCCCGTTTATGTAGAACTGGATTATCTCTTCGAGGCAGTCGAGCATATTCGATTCGATGAAATCGTAATCATTGGTATATTCGAGGAATTTATGTATCGCCCAGAAGAACCACAGGGACGAATCGACGCTGTTATATTCGGGCTCTTTCGTCTTCTCCGGGAACCTGTTGGGTATCATCCCTTCGTCGCAATGTTTCGCGAACGTCAGCAGGATATCTTTCGCCTCGTCGTACCTGCCCAGGGCGAGGGTCAGGCCGGGAAGCGATATAAGGGCGTCCCTGCCCCAATCCCAGAACCAGTGGTAGCCCGCGACTATCGTCGACAGGCCGTTCGCCCTCTTTATCAGGAACGAATCTGATGCGTTCGCCAGGCGCACGGCGAAATTGTCCTTCAGGTTGACCGCGGCGGCGATCTCGCTGTGCCGCAGGACCTCGCTCGACTCGAGGACCTCGAGCGACCGCATCTTGCGCCCCTCGGTCGAGGCGACGATGTAAGCCTTGTCCCCTTCCTTGACCAGGAAGCCGAGTTCGCCCGGGCTGTAGAGGTCCTCGTGATATTCGAGGCCCCTCTCCTTTTCGCGCTGGTACTCGAAGGACTTGTACCAATATCCCGTCCGCTCGAACCTGTCGGCGTTGTTGGCCAGGTAAATTATCGGCGACTCGCCGTACGGCTTCATCTTGATATATCCCTCCAGGCATTCGACCGACCTGTCGAAACCCGAGTTCTCCATCGATACCCAGTGGTAATCGCGCGCGGCGATAAGCGGCTGCAGCAAAAGCTCGAGATAACCCGGCGATTTCAGCACCTTATAAGTGATAACGGTCGTGTTCTCGCCGTGGACCATGAAGACAGCTTTCTCTATGGTCACATCCCCGGCCTTGTATGTGAATACAGGGAAAGGGTCCAGCCTGAACTCCTCGAGATACCTGTAGCCTTCGGGATGGATTATGCCTCCGGGGTAATTGCTGCAGGAGAGGTTATACCGGCTGCCGTCTTTCAGCACAAGGGTCTCTTCAAGCTTTGACAGGACTACCATGCGCGCGAGCGAAGGCCCTATCGCGGCCACGAGCAAGCCGTGATAACGGCGGGTATTGGTCCCTATTATGGTCGATGACGCGTAGCCCCCGAGGCCGTTCGTCTCGATCCATTCCCTGGATGAGGCGGCCTGGAAATCGCCGCACACTTCCTTCCCGAAACGGATGACTTCGTCTGTCGCCGGGGATGCTTCCCTTACCGCGTCCTTCGTCACTATCATCCTATTACAGCCCGCCTTTCGTCTTCCCGCCTTCGGCGTCCAACTTCCTGAAGAACTCTTCCGGACGCAGGTTCTCTATCTCTTTCTCGAAATTTTTCACCTCGTCTTCGCTTATGGGTTTGTTGATGACCGGGCAGAGTTCTAGCACTTTCTCGTCGATAAATACCGGCGCGCCGGTCCTCACGGACAAGGCTATGGCGTCGGACGGCCGCGAATCTATCTCAAGCGTCTTATCGCCCTGCCTTAAGATGATGGTGGCATAATAGGCGTTATCCTTCAGGTCGCTTATGATGACCTTCTCGAGCGAGCCGCCGAGCGCCTTGATGAGGTTTACGGTAAGGTCGTGCGTCAGCGGCCTTTTGAATTTCCCGCCCTCGAGGACCATCACTATCGACGTCCCCTCGCTTACGCCTATCCAGATGGGTATCAGCCTCGAGCCGTCCACCTCTTCCAAGGTGACGACATACTGCGCTAATGGAGGGATAAATATCAACGAGTAGATCTTGGCGAGTTTCATTCCGCGCTCTCCTGCTACAATATTAGACCATACCTGCATAAAAGTCAACGGAGCTAAATATCTTTTTCGCCTTCTACCTCTATCGGCCGCAGCCGGGTGATGCTGAAGAAGAGGTCGAGGCTGCTGATCTTTTCCACGCGCCTGACCTCCTTTACCATAGGAAGTATAGTCGCGGAAAATACGGCCCGCAGGACGCCCGAAAGCAAAAATAAGGTCAGCAGCCGGTAACCGAATATCGGCGGCAGGCTCTTTGCGAGGAAACCTCCCAGTAAGGCGCCGCAGCATATCGCCATCCCGTTTATGACGTTAAAATACGAGACGCAGCGCGTCCTCTTCTCCGGCGTGACCGCGTCATATACGAAATTAAATATCGAGAGGTTGAATCCGGCCCAGACATATCCGGCAAACAGCTGGATTATTATAAGATAGTAGACATTATGCGAAAAGAGCCATAAGACCGGGATGACCGGTATGAAGAACGACGTGAGCCTTATGACCTTCATGTTGCCGACCACGTCGGCATGCCTTCCCCATATCCCCATGGTAAGCAGGGTCGCTATGGTCGAGGACGTCACTATGATGGTGTACATGCCGTAACTTAAATTGAGGTCCCTGATCATATATACCGCAAAGAACGGCCCCGAGATATTTTGGGCGAAGCTGATGCTCGCGACATATATGACGAACTTCGCGAAATTCGATTGTTTCGTCCTTTTTATGAAATCCCAGAACGTGAAATAGTGCTCGCTCGTGACCTTTATCGGCGGCTCGTACATCTTGCTCAGGAAATACCAGGATATGAACCGCGACACAAAAGCAAGCCCGAGTATCACCATGAAACCGTAGAGCTTATCCTTGCCGAAGATATTGAGGATAAAACCCGCGAGAATCGCGCACGCCACGGTGATCATGCCCAACAGCCTGTTCCTCCAGCCGAAATACTTTCCCCTGCTGCGCGCGGGAAGATGGTCGGCCATCAGGCTCGTCCATGCCGGGCCCGGGAACGCGTTGAAAGAGGCCGCCATTGTGACAAAGAGGATAAGCCATAACGCCCTGTTAGTGGTGAAAATGAGCGGTATAAGCAGGATAGGGAGGAACATAAAGGCGTGGAAGAATACGAATATCCTTATTATCCTCATGCGGCTCTTGAGGTGTTCGGTAACGTCCGCCGATTTGAGCTGTATCAGGGAAGCGACGAGGTTCGGGAAAGCGGTAAGCATGCCTATCTGCTCGCTCGTCGCCTTAAGCGCGACCGCGAACGGCGTTATATACTGGTCGACAAAACCTATCATCGCCGAGCAGAATGCGCCGTCTATGAAGGAATTCCTGAGGCTTTGCCTTATCTTCCCTTTCTTTTCCATATCGGCGATATTATATCACAATTGACACGCAAGCATATCGCCTGTTAGAATCATTCTATGCAAACCCCGTCCCTGAGGATCACAAGGAAAGGCGCGGCATGGTTCCGCAC
The DNA window shown above is from Candidatus Omnitrophota bacterium and carries:
- a CDS encoding ATP-binding protein, producing the protein MRPERQIFNIDPTDFAFALVKLLAVFGAMIWGLYHPMSPGAKLFFLVIIGIYFVYNLALYLCVFKFADKAPKIYFFELLVDLIFLSVIVPMTGGLNSTFTLGFFLLAAIHSFYYGLFASIGIALLVSGVYIFSCPDCLMKLHWTDISLRAGFLLLLAVTMGYLSERERQMHRQLVNAEQLAAMGLMSSQIAHAVRNPLSTISLNAELLAEQIKKCQGVDAKEAGTLIGSIMNEVQEVNDVVGEHLKFMRKSKSEYKSCDVNALLDSLVKFLEKEASRKGISFLKELEGNLPNAGIEDSQLRQIMLNIMRNSFEAMPSGGQIRVYTKKEKDGVEITVEDTGVGIARENLRRIFEPFFTTKDVGTGLGLYIARDMVITAGGGISCESKVNKGTKVKIRLPFVV
- a CDS encoding response regulator is translated as MAKILLVDDDVEFGVAFSKILKSEGHEVSVALNTAEGLAALKKEEFDIVFADLSMPGENGLAFLKKSKKEFPAIPVVMITAFGDWDIYAKAIETGVSKFVNKPVKKEEITQAIKEVLEPQK
- a CDS encoding bifunctional nuclease family protein: MKLAKIYSLIFIPPLAQYVVTLEEVDGSRLIPIWIGVSEGTSIVMVLEGGKFKRPLTHDLTVNLIKALGGSLEKVIISDLKDNAYYATIILRQGDKTLEIDSRPSDAIALSVRTGAPVFIDEKVLELCPVINKPISEDEVKNFEKEIENLRPEEFFRKLDAEGGKTKGGL
- a CDS encoding MFS transporter, with the protein product MEKKGKIRQSLRNSFIDGAFCSAMIGFVDQYITPFAVALKATSEQIGMLTAFPNLVASLIQLKSADVTEHLKSRMRIIRIFVFFHAFMFLPILLIPLIFTTNRALWLILFVTMAASFNAFPGPAWTSLMADHLPARSRGKYFGWRNRLLGMITVACAILAGFILNIFGKDKLYGFMVILGLAFVSRFISWYFLSKMYEPPIKVTSEHYFTFWDFIKRTKQSNFAKFVIYVASISFAQNISGPFFAVYMIRDLNLSYGMYTIIVTSSTIATLLTMGIWGRHADVVGNMKVIRLTSFFIPVIPVLWLFSHNVYYLIIIQLFAGYVWAGFNLSIFNFVYDAVTPEKRTRCVSYFNVINGMAICCGALLGGFLAKSLPPIFGYRLLTLFLLSGVLRAVFSATILPMVKEVRRVEKISSLDLFFSITRLRPIEVEGEKDI
- a CDS encoding amylo-alpha-1,6-glucosidase, whose protein sequence is MIVTKDAVREASPATDEVIRFGKEVCGDFQAASSREWIETNGLGGYASSTIIGTNTRRYHGLLVAAIGPSLARMVVLSKLEETLVLKDGSRYNLSCSNYPGGIIHPEGYRYLEEFRLDPFPVFTYKAGDVTIEKAVFMVHGENTTVITYKVLKSPGYLELLLQPLIAARDYHWVSMENSGFDRSVECLEGYIKMKPYGESPIIYLANNADRFERTGYWYKSFEYQREKERGLEYHEDLYSPGELGFLVKEGDKAYIVASTEGRKMRSLEVLESSEVLRHSEIAAAVNLKDNFAVRLANASDSFLIKRANGLSTIVAGYHWFWDWGRDALISLPGLTLALGRYDEAKDILLTFAKHCDEGMIPNRFPEKTKEPEYNSVDSSLWFFWAIHKFLEYTNDYDFIESNMLDCLEEIIQFYINGTRYGIKMDKDGLVATEDPDAQLTWMDAKIGGWVVTPRNGKAVEVNALWYNALKIMEDICEKLDLKYRHECARLAHLTKKSFEITFWNEAGGYLYDCVNEGGPDASLRPNQIFALSLPYRLIGKEKEKKVIDVVGKELLTPYGLRSLSPKDRNYRGVYSGDQRMRDACYHQGTVWPWLLGHFIAAYLNVYGRNKNTRQEARRFLAPLAEHIKDAGLGTVSEIFDGDPPYNPKGAISQAWSVAEILRVYKEELQ